In Allorhizobium pseudoryzae, the genomic window ATCCGGCCCGTGACGTGATCCTGATGGCGGAGGTGATGGCGGAAGCGACCTATGTGCGCCATCACAAGCTGAAGATCGCCTTCATCTTCTCCGCCATGCGGCATTTTGCCGAAGAGCTGCGCGAACAAGGTTTTACCGTCCGCTATACGCGTCTCGACGAGGCCGGAAACACCGGCTCGCTCAGAGGCGAGTTGCGCCGGGCCGCCGAGGCGCTGCGGCCGGAAGCCGTCATCGTGACGGAGCCCGGCGAATGGCGGGTGCTGGACGACATGAAGGGGTGGCGGCAGCTTCTGGCCTGTCCGGTGGAGATCCGGCCGGATACGCGCTTTCTCTGTTCGCACCGGGAGTTTCGCGCCTGGGCGGAGGGGCGCAGGGACCTGACGATGGAGTTCTTCTATCGCGAGATGCGCCGCAAGACCGGTCTTCTGATGGAGGGCGACCAGCCGATGGGCGGCCGCTGGAATTTCGATACGGAGAACCGCAAGCCGGCTGCGCCGGATCTTTTGAGACCAAAGCGGAAAAACGTTACGCCGGATGCCATCACGCGCGAGGTGCTGGCGCTGGTGGAGGACCGGTTTTCCGATCATATCGGTCGGCTCGACCGCTTCGGTTTCGCGGTGACCCGCCGGCAGGCCGAAGAGCTGCAGGATGCTTTCATCGCCAACCACCTGGCGCAGTTCGGCGAGACGCAGGATGCGATGCTCTCTGGCGATCCCTTTCTCAACCACGCGCTGTTGTCCTTCTACATCAACATCGGCTTCCTGGATCCGCTCGCCGTCTGCCGGGCGGCGGAGCGCGCCTATCTGGAGGGCGAGGCGCCCATCAATGCCGTAGAAGGGTTCATCCGCCAGATCATCGGCTGGCGCGAATATGTGCGCGGCGTCTACTGGCTGAAAATGCCGGACTATGTGGCCAGCAATTTTTTCGACGCCCACCGTCCGTTGCCGGATTTCTTCTGGACGGGAGAGACCGACATGGCCTGCCTGTCCACCGTGATCGGCGAGACGATCGACCATGCCTATGCCCACCATATCCAGCGGTTGATGGTGACCGGCAATTTTGCGCTGATAGCCGGGCTGCATCCGCATCAGGTGCATGAATGGTACCTGGAGGTTTATGCGGATGCCTATGAATGGGTGGAGCTGCCGAATGTGATCGGCATGAGCCTGTTTGCCGATGGCGGCCTTCTGGGCACCAAACCCTATGCAGCGAGCGGCAACTACATCTCGAAGATGTCGGATTATTGCAGCGGGTGCCGTTACGACGTGAAGAAGAAGACGGGCGAGGGCGCCTGTCCCTTCAACGCGCTCTACTGGGATTTCCTCGATCGCAACGGTGACAAGCTGTCCGGCAATCGGCGGCTGGCGCAGCCCTATGCGACCTGGCGGCGGATGAGCGAGGCCCAGCGGCAGGATTACCGCGCCACGGCGGCCCGTTTTCTGGAAAAACTCGATGCCGGCGAGCGGGTGTGAGGAAAACCGGTCGCGGCATCCTTGCGTAAATCCTTGCAGAGCAACGGAGGAGCAGCCCATGAGCCTGATGACATCCCTGCCTGCGGGCTACCGCGCCCTGGTGATCGGTGCAAGCGGCGGCATCGGCGAGGCCATGGCCGCGGTGATCGCGGCTGACGACACGTGCGGCGAGCTTCTGCGCCTGTCGCGCAGTGCCGATGGTCTGGATGTGACCAATGAAGAGAGCGTTTCAGCCGCCGCCAGCGCCATCGCCGGCGAATTCCATCTGATCTTCTGTGCCACCGGCGGGCTGACCATCGACGGTATCGGCCCGGAAAAATCGCTGCGGCAGATTTCCGGCGAGGTGATGATGAAACAGTTCGCGCTGAATGCCGTCGGCACCGCACTGGTGACCAAGTATTTTGCCACCAAACTCGCAAAGCGCGAGCGAGCCCTGATGGCCTTCCTGTCGGCCCGCGTCGGCTCGATCGGCGACAATCACCTTGGCGGCTGGATCTCCTACCGCGCGTCGAAGGCGGCGCTGAACCAGATCGTCCGCACCGCCTCGATCGAACTTGCCCGCAGCCATCCGGAGAGCGTGCTTCTCTCGCTGCATCCGGGCACGGTCGCCACCACGCTTTCGGAGAAATATTCCGGCAATCACGAGCGCACCGAACCGGAGGTCAGCGCCCGCAACATGCTCTCCGTTCTCGACCGGGCGAGCCCCGCCGAGACCGGCCGCTTCTATGCCTATGACGGTCAGCCGATCGAGTGGTGAGTGTTAGACGAGGATGATCTTCGCCCCATAGGCGATGCAGACCAGCGCCGTCACCCGCGTGCGCAGCCGCCAGTACCAGGGCTTTTCGAGATGGGCGGTGGCGAGCCGGTAATCTGAGGCGAGGAGGGCGACGAAGATGGCGAGCTGGATGGCGAGCGCCCCGCGTCCCGGCTCGATCAGCAAAGTTCCCCAGGCGGCGAGCGCCAGCACGTTGCTGGCGATCAGGTGGCCGATTGCCGCGGTGTCGCGGCCCTGGACGATGCCCCACAACGTTCCCGCCATGAAGGCGGCGATCACGGCGCCGTAGGTGAGGAAGCCGTGCAGCGCATCGACGGGTGCCAGGACGGGCAAGGTCGGCGGCAGCAGCAGGAAGAACGGCAGTGCCCCGGCATAGGTCAGGGCTTGCGTCAGCGGGCGGAAGGACGGGGTCATGCGCGTGCCTCGGCAAGGTGTGTGTGCAGGGTATCCGCCAGGGCGATGCCGCTCAAGAATGCCGCTTCGACCCGGTTGCCGAGACACCAGTCGCCGCAGGCCGCGATCTGCCGTTCGCTGTCGAGGAGGAATGGCTGTCCCAGCGGCCGTGCCACATTGGCATACCGCCAGCGATGCAGATCGATCGACAGGGCATCCTGCCAGCCGATCATCGGGTAAAGGCTCTGGCAGGCCTCCAGCATCAGGTCGCGCACGGCTTCCGGCGGCGCGTCCAGATGGCGGTCGGACCAGCCGTTATCGGCATGCACCACCAGCGCCGGTGCCGGGTTGCGATCCGGCTTACTGTTGTTGGCGGCGATCCAACTGAGGACCGGGTGACGGATCCGGCTTGCCGCGAAGGGAAGAGCGGCTTCGTCCGGCAGGCGGATCATCAGCGTGAAACAGCTGTTCATGTCCACCCTGGCGAGGGCCTGGCGTACGCTTGGAGCAAACGGCAGGAGCTTTGCCGTCTGTGGTGCCGGGGCCGAGGAGACGATCCAGTCGAACGGGCCAAAGGGCCCCGTCTCGGTCATCAGATACCAGGCACCGGCCTCTCCCTCGACGGATTGCACCGGCATGCTGCACAAAACCGCAAGCCCATCGGCCTGCGCACGCACCGGCGCCGTCATGCCGGGAACGCCAACGAACCGCGGTGAGCGGTCGTCGAGGCTCTGGACGGTGCCGTCTGCCTCGGTCTGCATCAGGTCTGCATCCCAGGTCTCGATCACGCCCCGTTCGAGCGCCTCTTCCAGCGCTGCGTGGAACCGCGGATCGCGGATGGTGAAATACTGCGCGCCGTGATCGAAGTGTCCGTCTGGCCGCCTGCGGGTCGCCATGCGCCCGCCAAGACCGCGGCTCTTTTCGAAGATGGTCACATCGGCACGGTCGGCCAGGCTTCGTGCCAGGCTGACGCCTGCAATGCCGGCGCCAATGACGGCAATCTTCGGCTGTCCCATCAACGTCTCCCTTTCGATCTGCGGCAGCGCTCCGAACAATATTTGACCTGCTCCCAATCGCGCGCCCATTTTCTGCGCCAGCTGAACGGGCGGCCGCAGGCTGGGCAGGTCTTGGTCGGCAACTGGGTTTTGGGCGTCTGCCTGGGCATCTGACGCTCCTGACTTCACACGATTGCGATTTACGCACGGACGCAGCCGACAGATCAGCAATTTGATATGTGACAAGAAATCAGAACGAATTTTAACCAATGGTTAACCATGCTTCGTTCAGATGGGGCATCTCGATTTGCTTATGAAAAGCAGCAGCTTACCCTAAAATTTGGATTGTTATGACCAGCATTGTAACAAATGTCGGCGCACTTTCTGCGCTTGCGACCCTGCGGACGATTTCCGGTTCCATGCAGCAGGTTCAATCCGAGGTCGCGACGGGCGCCCGCATTTCCACCGCTGCGGACAATGCCGCCTACTGGTCAATTTCGACCACCATGACGTCGGACAAGAAAGCGATTTCCGCGGTAGCCGACGCGCTGAACCTCGCCGATGCGATGGTGAACGTAGCTTATGAAGGCTTGAACGCTGCGGTGGACGTTCTCGCAGAATTCAAGGCCAAACTTATTGCCGGCAGGGAGCCTGGGGTCGATACCGGCAAGGTCCAGAAGGAACTGGACCAGTTGCAGGACCAGATGATGTCGATTGCCACGTCTGCCAGTTTCAATGGCCAGAACTGGCTTAACACCAACGTCAACGACATCTTCGATCCTGCGCAAAACACTACGTCGATGGTTGCTTCCTTTTCCCGCGGCGCAAGCGGCGTTTCACTGGGAACCATGGAGCATAGACTGGCGGAAACTTCGCTCTTCAATTCGACCGGAGGGGGGCTGTTGCAGGCCGATCCGCGCGATCCGAAGACGTTGGGCGGCATTCGGTATGAATATTTGGACACGGACCGACATCTGGTGCGAAGCACAAGCAATTACTCGGGATCTGGCGCTCCATCCTTCGTCTTTAACTTTACAGGACCACTGCAGTTTGGCGCCGGCGATTCTATCACGTTTGATGTCACTGTGGACAAAGACAATCCGGCCGATGGCCTGCCCAACCCACAGGATCCCGGTCTGACGACATCTATTACCATCGACCGTTCGACAATCGATACAGTGCTCGGTGCCGGTGCTAACGGCCGAGTTTCAACCTACGTTGACTACGAGCGTGTGCTGTTTCATGCGCTGTCCGCGACCGGCAGTGGAGCTTATGCAACGACCTATACCGACTGGCGACACCAGCCGATCATTGACAGGATTGGAATCGGTTCAAACGAGACCTCCGGTCTCAACGGCTCCTATATTGGCATCTCGAACTTCACCAGCACGGTCGGTTCCGGCGGACTGAGCAATAAGGAGCAGTTTTCGTCCCGCGGTCAGGACCATACCCTCTATTTCAAACCGTTCAGAATTTTTGATGGCGTAGAGGTCAGCTTCGATTTCGATATCAACCGGGCTGCACCCCAAAGCTATAGCTTCGACCGCGACTACATCAACACGACCCTGGGTGAAACAGACGGCAGCGTGGATACTGCGGTCGAGATGCAAACGCTGCTTCAGTCCATGCTGTCGGCAGACTGGCCGGACCTCATCATCGACGTGCCCACGGCAGACACCATAACGCTGGAAACGGATGTCAATGCAGACCGGTTGGCGGGGGCCAAGACCTCGATCGGATTCACTGGAATTTCCGTTAATATCGAGCCGATCCCGACGCTCAACTTCATGGATATCGACATTGCCGTCAGACCGGATCTGATCGAGACCTATATCAACTATGTTGATGTTGTCTCCGAACGCGTGATCGACGGCGCGTCGACGCTCGGCGCGCTGCAAAACCGCATCGGCCTGCAAGGGGATTTTGCCGAGAGCCTGATGGACAGCATCGACACAGGTATCGGTAAACTGGTGGATGCCGACATGAACGAGGCTTCTACACGGTTGAAGGCGTTGCAGACGCAGGAACAGCTCGCGACCCAGGCGCTATCGATCGCCAATTCCGCCAACCAGAACATCCTGCAACTGCTGCAATAAGGCACAGGCGATCCGTGATCACGGGGCATCGCAGCCGGCCGCTGGTCAGCGCGATGCCACCGCATTCTGCGGCTTGGCGAAGATCCGCATGGTGCGACGCTTCATGCCGTTGACGTTGCGGCCCACCGCCGTCGCCGTTTCCAAGACGGGTGTCCCGCGCCGGGCAAGCTCTGCCCGGAAGGCGGCGCTGTCTTCATCCGCCACCACGGCGACGGCGCAGTCGGCTTCCTGGAAGAGCACGGCCGCCTGTTGCGCATCGACCAGCCGGGTGCGCGTTCCGAGCCAAAAGACGATGCTGGGTTCGCCATAGCCGGAGACGATCATTTGCGGGTTGCTGCAGGTTCGGGCCGAGGCGACCGCTTCGGCAATCCGGTCGGACAGCCAGAATTCGCGTGCCTGCGGCAGAAGGGCGGCATAGGCCATCGTATAGGCAAGGCCCGCGGTCACCGTCATGGCGGCAAGTCCCGGCATCAACCGGTCGGCGAGGAACAGCCGCCAGGCCGCGAGGCCGGCCACCGCGACGAGGAGGCCAAGCGCTACGCCCGCAACACTCACATGCCCTTGAAAATGATAGAGCGCGACATTGAGGCCGATGCCGAGGATGAGCCCGCCCGCCGCCATGCCAAAATAGGTGAAGCGGAACCACCCGGTGTCCCGGCGAAGCCCGCCTTGCGTCAACGCTACGGCGGTCAGCACCGCGAGCGCCGGCATCATCGGCAGCACGTAGTTCGGCAGCTTGGTCGCCGTCAGCTCAAAGACGAGCCAGGCGGGCACCGCCCAGAAGAACAGGAATTGCACGGCCTTGTCGCGCCGGTTCTTCCAGGCAAAGACGAAGGCGAGCGAGGCAAAGACCGAAAGCGGCCAGAAGGTGCCGAGCGCCACGGCGAGATAGGTGCCGGGCGGCGCGCCATGGCTTTCCTGCGCCGTGGCGATCTTGCCCAGCACATCGCGGCCGAGCGACTCGCGGAAGAAATCGCCGCCGGAAATCATGCCGATGGCGATCAGCCAGGGCAGAACCACCGCCGCCATGGCGATGATGCCCTTGACCGGCGACAGCGACCGTAACAGCGAGAAGGAGCGTTCGGTGAGCGTCAGCCCAAGCCCGGTCAGGCCGATGATCAGCGGCGCCATCGGCCCCTTGATCAGGATGCCGAGGCCAAGCGACAGCCAGAAGAGCGCATTGCGCCAGAAGACCTGGCGCCGTTCGGGGTCGAGACAGGCATGGAGGAGGGCGAACTGACAGGCGAGGATGGTGGCGCAGAGCATCGCATCGGTCTTGGCGATGCGCGCCTCCAGCGCCAGTTCCACGGTGGTGACCGCCAGCAGCCCGGCGATCAGCCCTGCCTTCGGTCCGGAGATGCGGTTCGCCATGCCGTAGGTGAAGAGGCCGACGAGGACGGCGCCGATCAGCGACGGCAGGCGGTAGACCCAGAGCGGACTCTTTTCGCCATAACCGCTCGCCAGTCCCGTCAGGCCCTGCAGCCAATAGATGCCGACCGGTTTTTTGTAGCGCGGATTGTCCTGAAAGCGGATATCGACCCAGTTGTGGCTCTCCAGCATCTGCCGGCTCGCCTGCACGTAGAGCGCCTCGTCGCGATCGGTCAGCGGCAGCAGGCCGAGGCCGGGAAGCAGCACGAAGAGCGACACGAGGACGAGGATGACAAGGTTCAGCCCATGCCGCCTTCTCCCTGCGACCGAAGGATATGCTCCACCCGGAGCCGCCGCGTTTACGTCTGCGGACTGTCTTTCGCCCATGCTGCTGCCCATCATCTGACCGTCCGGCAAGAGCGGCTCACAGACCTCTGCCGCGGCGCACAAAACGCCGAGGTGCGCGCGAAGTCAATGCGGCTTTGCGGGTTGGGACGCACGGTGTAAGTTGTGGGGGAAGACAATTGTTATTCATAGCATTACTAACGAATTTCTGTGTGTTGTCGGACATGAAATCCATTAAAAATTGTAATCTATTGACGTAGTTCAGTATTGCGTTGCTGTTGCTATGCTGTGTCATCGGCAAATATCTGGATTAATTGCTTTTTGTTCTTGTTTTAGGATTGAGGTAGTTATTGAAATTGCAATCATGCTGGTATGGGAAAACGCTGCGCAGAGTTCGTCATAAAGTTCTGCCGGTATGTGTGGGCTCTCTGGTCCAATAGCTAATTGGATAGAAAGAGAGCCGTCATCATTCACGACGCTTGTGGAGTGATTTAAAGCATGATGAATGTGCATTCCAGACAAGTGCACCATGCCCGAGGTGCGTTCATAAACCTTCTTGATCCAGTCATGCTCGACGTTCAAGGCGTTAAGTAGGACTGCATCCCGAAGTCTGTCGCCGCTTTTTGGGCGAATCCGATCGTACCTTTCTCCACCTAGAAGCTTCATGGCACCGTCATGAGGGTCAGCCATAAGGCGGAGACCGTAGACGCGCATTGATGTGTCGATCTGCATTCTAACAATAGCGCTGGCTACAGGATAATTGCGAGCGGTTATCATTGCCTGAAATCCAGCGGCGTTGGATTCAACGCGCTGGAGCGCAGCCAACAGGAACAGGGTCACCGAACTGAAGTTCTTATATCCCTGCAAAAGGTCCATCGTATATTTCTTGTTCTCATGGATAGCCGTTTGCAAATCATTCAAACTGTATGGGTAATCCAAGGTTCCACCCCTCTTGCTGACTGCAACAAAAAGAAAGTAAGCGCGCAGCTCGGCGCTGCTGCAGCCCGTCATTCATTTCTTCGAGCGGCTTCAATTTCGCTTGGCAATCAACGAAAGGCGCTTCAACTAATTTGCAGCATGTTACGGCGTGAAAAGTACTTGAAAAATGGC contains:
- a CDS encoding cryptochrome/photolyase family protein, whose amino-acid sequence is MPTCRHLILLLGDQLSPTLSSLSGADPARDVILMAEVMAEATYVRHHKLKIAFIFSAMRHFAEELREQGFTVRYTRLDEAGNTGSLRGELRRAAEALRPEAVIVTEPGEWRVLDDMKGWRQLLACPVEIRPDTRFLCSHREFRAWAEGRRDLTMEFFYREMRRKTGLLMEGDQPMGGRWNFDTENRKPAAPDLLRPKRKNVTPDAITREVLALVEDRFSDHIGRLDRFGFAVTRRQAEELQDAFIANHLAQFGETQDAMLSGDPFLNHALLSFYINIGFLDPLAVCRAAERAYLEGEAPINAVEGFIRQIIGWREYVRGVYWLKMPDYVASNFFDAHRPLPDFFWTGETDMACLSTVIGETIDHAYAHHIQRLMVTGNFALIAGLHPHQVHEWYLEVYADAYEWVELPNVIGMSLFADGGLLGTKPYAASGNYISKMSDYCSGCRYDVKKKTGEGACPFNALYWDFLDRNGDKLSGNRRLAQPYATWRRMSEAQRQDYRATAARFLEKLDAGERV
- a CDS encoding SDR family NAD(P)-dependent oxidoreductase, producing the protein MTSLPAGYRALVIGASGGIGEAMAAVIAADDTCGELLRLSRSADGLDVTNEESVSAAASAIAGEFHLIFCATGGLTIDGIGPEKSLRQISGEVMMKQFALNAVGTALVTKYFATKLAKRERALMAFLSARVGSIGDNHLGGWISYRASKAALNQIVRTASIELARSHPESVLLSLHPGTVATTLSEKYSGNHERTEPEVSARNMLSVLDRASPAETGRFYAYDGQPIEW
- a CDS encoding DUF3429 domain-containing protein; this encodes MTPSFRPLTQALTYAGALPFFLLLPPTLPVLAPVDALHGFLTYGAVIAAFMAGTLWGIVQGRDTAAIGHLIASNVLALAAWGTLLIEPGRGALAIQLAIFVALLASDYRLATAHLEKPWYWRLRTRVTALVCIAYGAKIILV
- a CDS encoding NAD(P)/FAD-dependent oxidoreductase, with translation MGQPKIAVIGAGIAGVSLARSLADRADVTIFEKSRGLGGRMATRRRPDGHFDHGAQYFTIRDPRFHAALEEALERGVIETWDADLMQTEADGTVQSLDDRSPRFVGVPGMTAPVRAQADGLAVLCSMPVQSVEGEAGAWYLMTETGPFGPFDWIVSSAPAPQTAKLLPFAPSVRQALARVDMNSCFTLMIRLPDEAALPFAASRIRHPVLSWIAANNSKPDRNPAPALVVHADNGWSDRHLDAPPEAVRDLMLEACQSLYPMIGWQDALSIDLHRWRYANVARPLGQPFLLDSERQIAACGDWCLGNRVEAAFLSGIALADTLHTHLAEARA
- a CDS encoding DUF2256 domain-containing protein; this encodes MPRQTPKTQLPTKTCPACGRPFSWRRKWARDWEQVKYCSERCRRSKGRR
- a CDS encoding flagellin N-terminal helical domain-containing protein; amino-acid sequence: MTSIVTNVGALSALATLRTISGSMQQVQSEVATGARISTAADNAAYWSISTTMTSDKKAISAVADALNLADAMVNVAYEGLNAAVDVLAEFKAKLIAGREPGVDTGKVQKELDQLQDQMMSIATSASFNGQNWLNTNVNDIFDPAQNTTSMVASFSRGASGVSLGTMEHRLAETSLFNSTGGGLLQADPRDPKTLGGIRYEYLDTDRHLVRSTSNYSGSGAPSFVFNFTGPLQFGAGDSITFDVTVDKDNPADGLPNPQDPGLTTSITIDRSTIDTVLGAGANGRVSTYVDYERVLFHALSATGSGAYATTYTDWRHQPIIDRIGIGSNETSGLNGSYIGISNFTSTVGSGGLSNKEQFSSRGQDHTLYFKPFRIFDGVEVSFDFDINRAAPQSYSFDRDYINTTLGETDGSVDTAVEMQTLLQSMLSADWPDLIIDVPTADTITLETDVNADRLAGAKTSIGFTGISVNIEPIPTLNFMDIDIAVRPDLIETYINYVDVVSERVIDGASTLGALQNRIGLQGDFAESLMDSIDTGIGKLVDADMNEASTRLKALQTQEQLATQALSIANSANQNILQLLQ
- a CDS encoding ArnT family glycosyltransferase; this translates as MMGSSMGERQSADVNAAAPGGAYPSVAGRRRHGLNLVILVLVSLFVLLPGLGLLPLTDRDEALYVQASRQMLESHNWVDIRFQDNPRYKKPVGIYWLQGLTGLASGYGEKSPLWVYRLPSLIGAVLVGLFTYGMANRISGPKAGLIAGLLAVTTVELALEARIAKTDAMLCATILACQFALLHACLDPERRQVFWRNALFWLSLGLGILIKGPMAPLIIGLTGLGLTLTERSFSLLRSLSPVKGIIAMAAVVLPWLIAIGMISGGDFFRESLGRDVLGKIATAQESHGAPPGTYLAVALGTFWPLSVFASLAFVFAWKNRRDKAVQFLFFWAVPAWLVFELTATKLPNYVLPMMPALAVLTAVALTQGGLRRDTGWFRFTYFGMAAGGLILGIGLNVALYHFQGHVSVAGVALGLLVAVAGLAAWRLFLADRLMPGLAAMTVTAGLAYTMAYAALLPQAREFWLSDRIAEAVASARTCSNPQMIVSGYGEPSIVFWLGTRTRLVDAQQAAVLFQEADCAVAVVADEDSAAFRAELARRGTPVLETATAVGRNVNGMKRRTMRIFAKPQNAVASR